GCAGGTGCCACAGGTGCGTGATTGTTCCTTGCCTCGATTTTCCAGAATGTCATCCACGGTCACTTCAACCAGCGATTCGTCCTCCATCTGCACGAACATGGTGCGCTGCAACGGGTTGAGTTTGCGCACCTTGCCCACACCCTGTTTACTCAGGATGGTGCTCCCCACCTTGGGCAGCTCGGCCCGCGCCTCCTCATAAAGGTCATTTTCATAGGACAGGCAGCACAGCAAGCGCCCGCAAACGCCGGAAATCTCCGTCGGGTTCAACGGCAGATTTTGCGATTTCGCCATCTTGATCGAAACCGGCGCGAACTCACGCAGCCAGGATGAACAGCACAAGCGCCGACCGCATTTGCCCACACCATCCAGGAATTTGGCCTGGTCACGCACGCCAATCTGCCGCATCTCGATACGACAGCGGAAGACACGCGCCAGGTCGCGCACTAGGGCACGGAAATCCACCCGCTTGTCCGCTGTGAAGTAGATGACCAGGCGCCCGCCGTCGAAGTTATATTCGGTGCGCACCACCTTGATCGGCAGGCGGTGCTCGGTGGCCTGCTGCCGCGCACGCGTCAGCGCCTCGGCCTCACGCTGGCGGTAAAGCTCTCGCTCCACCATGTCCCAGGCTGTGGCCCGGCGTACCACCTGCTTCAAGCCCCCGCTCACCTCACTGGCCGGCATATCACCCGGGGGCAGGCTCACACAGCCAACCTCACGGCCCCGTGCCGTGTCTACCACCACATATTCACCTGGCCGTAAGTCCAGAAAACGCGCAGGGTCGAAGTAGTAGACTTTGGTCACCGGCCGAAAACTGACACCAACGATCGTTGGCATAGAAACCTCTCCCTATGATGGATACCCTGACCCAGCCTGCAAGTCTCGCGACCGGGTCATCTAATGGATTAGCAGACGTGGCAGGCGCAGCAGCAAGACATCAAGCGCCAGGCGCACGTTGACATTACTGTCCAGCAATTGTGCGGTGCGACGCACCATCTGCAGGCTGGCGCGCGTCTGCGCAGCCGACAGGCGCTGCGCCTGTGCGGTCAACAACGCCGTTCGATCCACGTTGATGGCATGCGCGGCGGCGCCGTGCTGACAAAGCCACACATCGCGCCACCAACTTTGCCAAGTGTGCAGCGTCGCGGCCACCAGGTCCGCATGGCCGGCCAGGTTGGCCGCGTAGGTCAGGCGGTCCACGCGGCTGGCCGTCAACAGGCCAGCCAGGTCATCGAGCTGCTGGCGGCGCTGCTCCCACGCCGCACGATCAGCCGCCATCTGTTTGGCATACCCCAGGCGCCCGTTGCTCAAACGTGCCAGCAGGGTTGCCTCCGCGGCCGTCAGATCATGGTGCGTGCGCAAATGCTGCTCGATCAATGCCTGGGGCGCCGGTCGCAAACTGACCACCTGGCAGCGCGAAACGAGGGTGGGCAGGAGCGCGTCGCCCCGATCACTCAACAGGATGATGACCACCGCGGCGGGCGGTTCTTCCAACGTTTTGAGCAGCGCATTGGCAGCAGCCGTTGTGGCCAGGTGCATCTGTGCGATGATGAACACCTTGCGTTGGCCTACGAGCGGCGACAAGGCCGCCTCACGCACCACGCTCTCGCGCATCATCTCCACGCTGAGCGCGCTGGCATCGGCCGGGGGCGCGATCACGCGCAGATCGGGATGAAAACCGCCGGCCGTCTTGTGGCACGCGGCACAGGCCTCGCACGGTCGCCTCGCAGGGTCCGCGGCTGTGCAGAGTAGGGCGCGGCCAAACCCGAGCGCCAGCGTCATCTTGCCGACGTTGGCCGGGCCGGTGATACAGTAGGCATGTCGCACCTGGTCGTTGACCAACGTCTCGCGCAACCATTGTACAGCCCAGTCATGTCCAATCACGTTGTGCATGGTAGGTCACGGTCCGTTTATAAGTTGGTGGTTTGACTCATCCAAGCACCCGGTTATCCACCGATGTTGTTTGTGGACAGTGACTGAATGGGTCAAAGTAACTTATATTTTATTGCAACGTTAAGATACCACAGTCAACACTGGATGTCAAGCATTTTGCCGCCAGGCTCAGCAACGGCCCGCGTAAAACCAACGCTACTGTGACCCCAGCATAGCCTTTGACAAAAAATTTAGGCGGTGGTATGCTGACTACAGGTTACGATATTTCACGCGATGTTGCGTTTTGCAGGAGGTTTTCCTCGTATGTCTGATCTTTCCGCGCTGGAGCGCCTGACCCCCTGGGTTGAGCTTCCAGACCCACGCTATGCCCTGGCCGCAACTGATCCAGTCATCTATGCCGCCATTGAAAAAGAACGCGCGCGACAGACGGCCGGCATCGAACTGATTGCCTCAGAAAACTATGTCAGCCCTGCCGTCCTGGCCGCCATGGGTTCGGTGCTGACCAACAAATACGCTGAAGGCTATCCTGGCCGGCGTTATTACGGCGGCTGTGAATTTGTGGATGTCGTCGAACAACTCGCCATGGATCGCGCCAAAGAGCTGTTTGGCGCCGAACATGCCAATGTGCAGCCTCACTCCGGCGCACAGGCCAATGCCGCAGCCTACATGGCGTTGCTCGAACTGGGCGACGTGGTGCTGGGTCTGAAACTTGACCACGGCGGGCACCTGACCCACGGTTTTCATCTGAATCAATCAGGCAAGCTCTACAACTTCAAGCATTACGGGGTGCATCAGCAAACGGAGCGCCTTGATTACGACGAGTTGGAAGCGCTGGCTCATGAGCATCACCCCAAGCTGATCGTTGTCGGCGCCAGCGCCTATCCGCGCCATTTTGACTTTCCCCGCCTGCGCGCCATTGCCGATGCGGTGGGCGCCCGCCTGATGATGGACATGGCGCACGTGGCCGGCCTGATTGCCGCTGACCTGCACCCTGATCCGGTGCCTTACTGCGATGTCGTCACCAGTACCACACACAAGACCCTGCGCGGCCCACGCGCCGGGTTGATCCTGTGCAGGGAAGAATGGGCCAAAGCCATTGACAAAGCGGTCTTTCCTGGCATCCAGGGTGGCCCGCTGATGCACATCATCGCGGCCAAAGCGGTGGCCTTCCACGAAGCGACACAGCCCGACTTCAAGGCCTATCAGCAGCGCACCCTGGACAATGCGCAGGCGCTGGCCGCGGAACTGGTGCGCCAGGGCCTGCGCCTGGTCAGCGGCGGCACCGACAATCACCTGATGCTGGTGGACATGACGCCGGCCGGCGTTACCGGTAAGGCCGCGGAAAAGGCGCTGGACGCGGCTGGCATTCATACCAACAAGAACATGATCCCCTTCGACCCCAAGCCGCCTCTGACGGCCAGCGGCATCCGCCTGGGCACACCGGCCGCCACCACTCGCGGCTTTGGGCCAGATGATATGCACCAGGTTGGGCGTTGGATCGGCGAAATCGTCCATCACGTCGAAGACCCGGCCGTGATCGAGCGCGTGCATCGGGACGTGATCGAATTCGCCTGCCGCTTTCCCGTGCCCGCGTAAACCAGCCCTGAATTTGCCAAGTCGGTGTAGTTGCTTATAATTACACCGGTACGGGCGGTTAGCTCAGTTGGTTAGAGCGCGTCGTTGACATCGACGAGGTCGGAGGTTCGAGCCCTCTATCGCCCACACGAAGCCGTGGCTGCAAAGCCACGGCTTCTTCTTTCTCCAATCTCCAATCTCCAATCTCCAATCTCCAACTACTGCAGCCGCGCCGCCAAACCCGTATAGCGTTCGGCGATCTTGTTGTTGTTGACGGCGATGGCAATAGCCCGCGGCATGCCGACCAAAACCACCAGGCGTCGCGCACGGGTGACCGCGGTGTAGAGCAGATTGCGCTGCAACATCATGTAGTGTTGCGTCAGCAAGGGCAGCACTACCGCCGGGTATTCGGACCCCTGCGCCTTATGCACACTGATGGCGTAGGCATGAGTCAGCTCATCCAGTTCCAGAAAACTGTAGTCAATCTCCCGGCCCTCGCTGCGCACCGTCAGCACCTGCTCGATCCCATCCAGGCGCACGATCTCGCCCAGGTCGCCGTTGAAGACATCCTTGTTGTAGTTGTTGCGCGTCTGCATCACCCGGTCGCCGACGCGGAAAATGTGCCCGCCCAGGCGCCGTTCGGGCTTGGCAGCGTCTGGTGGATTCAGCCGTGCTTGCAACAGCAGGTTCAGGTTGGCTACCCCCGCCACCCCGCGGTGCATCGGAGTGAGCACTTGCACATCGGCGGCTGGCACGCCAAAACGCCGCGGGATGCGCTCGGCCACGATCTCCACCACCAGGTTGGCTGCCTGTTCGGCATCGTCCACCTTGAACAGAAAAAAGTCCTGCGACTGAGCCGGCTGCCACTCCGGCATCTGTCCGCGGTTGATGCGGTGTGCGTTCTCCACGATGAAGCTGCCGGCTGCCTGGCGGAAGATCGTCTGCAGGCGCACCACCGTCGCCGTTCCCGATTCGATGATGTCTTTGAGCACACTGCCGGCGCCGACGCTGGGCAGTTGATCCACATCACCCACCAGCAGCAGATGCGCACCCGGCGGCACGGCCTTGAGCAGGTGATTCATCAGAAGCAGGTCGAGCATGGACGCTTCATCTACAACCAAGATATCAACCTCAAGCGGGTTGTTTTCGTTGATCTGAAACGTCACCCCCCCGCTCGGCTTGAATTCCAGCAGGCGGTGGATGGTCTTGGCCGGCCGGCCGGTGGTTTCACTCAGCCGCTTGGCCGCGCGCCCCGTGGGTGAGGCCAGGGCGTAGGTGTGGCCGGAGGCCTCCAGCAGGCGGATGATCGTCTGCACGGTGAAGGTCTTGCCGGTGCCCGGCCCGCCGGTCAGTACCACCAACGGTTGCGTCAGGCTGGCCTGCACGGCCTCGCGCTGCGCCGGCGCCAGCGCCAACCCGGTCTCCTGCTGCACGGCCGCAAAGGCCGCATCCCAATCGAAGCGCTGGAAGAGCGCCAGGCAGTCGCTTCGCCCGTCGCACAAGCGCCGCAAACGGCCAGCCACGCCAATCTCACCGCGATAGAAGGGCACCAGGTAGACGGCGCGTTCCTCGGCCAGTAGGGCGGGCGCCGTCAGCTCAGCCTCAGGGACGGAGGCCGCCGCGGGGTCAGCGCTGGCGGTGACCACTTCATACACGAGCGCCGGCGAGGCGGGAGGGCGGCGCTCAGAGGCCGGCGCCATGAGGATGCGCTCGACATGAACCGCTTCCTCCTGGCGCAACTGCTCGATCGCGTTGACCACCAGGGTGCTCGGCACGGCCAGCATCTCGGCCGCCTGCATCACCAGGATCGTTTGGGGAACATAGACATGGCCATCATCAGCCTGCTCGCCCAGGACATGGGCCACACCGGCCGCTACCCGTTCGGGCGCATCGAGAGCCAGCCCCAGGGCTTGCGCGATCTTGTCGGCCGTGATGAAGCCGATGCCGTGGATGTCGCGGGCCAGCCGGTAGGGGTCATTCCGCACGATGCCTACGGCACCGTCCCCGTACTGCTTGTAGATCTTGACCGCCAGGCCGGTGCTGACGCTGTGCTCCTGCAAGAAGAACATGACCTCGCGAATGGCGCGCTGTTGGCGCCAGGCATCCTGGATCAGGCTGGCACGTTTGGGGCCAACGCCGAGAACGGTGCGCAGGCGCTGCGGCTCCTCATCAATCACCTGCAGGCTTTGCGCACCAAACAGGCGCACGATGCGTTTGGCGGTCACCGGCCCCACGCCTTTGATCAGCCCCGAACCGAGGTATTTTTCGATGCCAACCGCCGTGGCCGGCAGCTTGAGCTTGAAGCTATCGGCCTTGAACTGGCGCCCATACTGCGGATGCGCCGTCCACTGGCCGCGCAGTTCAACGTATTCACCCACGTTGATGCCGAGCATGTTGCCCACTACCGGCACGGTGTAGTCCTTGCCCTCCGGCGCCAACTGCGCGACGGTGTAGCCGTTCTCTTCATTGTGGTAGGTGACTCGTTCGATTGTGCCGGTCAATGCGTCCATGCTGGCAGCTCCTCGCTGCAGTCAACACTAACACGCATGACCGATTTAGGCAAGTGGGCAAGATGAGCAGGATGAGACAAAAACAGAAGCGACGCACCGGGGGGGTGCGTCGCTTCGAGTGCTATCTCATCATCTCATCATCTCATCGAGTCATCGAGGAGTGTTTTACCGTTGCTGCCAGCGGCCCATGCGGCCTCCTGCGCGTCCGCCCATGCGACCGGCGGCCGGCGTTCCGTCGAGGTTGTCACACGCGCCGTCGCCGTCGGCATCGGTCCAACCGGCGCCATTACCTGCGCCTCGCGGCGCGAACGGCTGGTTGAACATGGACTGCACCTGGGCACGCATCGTCACCAACATCTGGTCGGCCTGCGCCTGCGTGATCGTGCCTGCCGTCACCAGGTCAGCCAGGTGCTCGGCGCGGGGCGCCAGAACGGCGTCCACAATCGTATCGAGCGCCACATTGTGCGCTGCGGCCACCTGCGCCACACTCTTGGGGCCATCTTGCAGTTCAGCAATCAGATCGGTGCGTTCCATGTCAAGGACATCTGCCACCACGACCAGGGCAGAGTTGTCAGGCCCGCCCCAGGCGCCGCGCATTCCCGCGCCGCCCATCATGCCGCCCATGCGGCCCACACCGTAGCCGTTGCCGGCGCCCGGCGCCGGCGGGGTTACTGTTTGTGCCATCGCCGCCCCGGCTACAACCAGGGTTGCCATCACCGCCACCAGGGCGGCCACGACGAAAAGTCGTTTGGTATTCATCGTAATTCGTGTCTCCATTTCTGTGTTAGTCTGCTACCTTGATGCTCCGAGACCTGGATGCCGGTCCGATGCTCTGCATTTCCTTGCTGCCTGACCGGTCTGTCTCTCGTCTCATCTGGTCTCATGATAACCCGCAGATGTGGAGATGTTGTGAAGGAGATATGCGAAGGCGATGAATCCCTCTCGGTTCAATCGGGGGGATGAACGGCATCTGTCAGGCGCGCCGCCTGCTGGAAGTCGCGCTCGATCTGCGCCGGGTCGAAATGCTCCGGCAGACCTGGGATTGCCTCACCCGTGGAGATGAAAATCAAGATAGCAAAGGCCGCCAGGGCTTCGTCGCCCGTGAAATTGCAGTGTCCATAGCGAAAGATGGGCATCTGCACCAACTGTCCCCGCCCACTGGTTTGTACCTTGTCGCGGTACAAGAACTGATGCCAGAAGGGGATCACTTCATCGCCCGTGGTGTGCAACGTCACCATCGGCACTGTCAAGCGACCGGTGGTTTGATACGCATTCAACGCCGCCAACGCAACCGGGGCGGCGCGGAAGCGCTGCACGCGCTGATTGAGCAGTGGGTCGTTCAAGGAGCCGCGGTAGAGGCGCGTGCGGTTGCCAAACGGATTGCCGCCCAACTTATCGCGCGCGTCATTGGTGGCAAAGGCGTTGTACCACAGCACGTTGACCGTGGTTGAGATCATCGAACTCATGCTGAACAACTGGGTGGCCGCGCGCGAGGTGCTCATCAATTGCAGGGCCAGGCGTGGATTGGCCCGCACCTGCTGCGTAATCGCTGGCACGTAGGTGGTCTGCCAGTTGTCAATGACGGCTGGCGGAATAGCGATAGGCGAGGGGGGCAGCACAGCGGGAAAGAAATAGTCGAACAGGACACGAAAATCGCCCAGGTAGTCGGTCTGTTTCTTGAAGTCGCCAATGGGGCCGCAGGCTGACAGCGCGCCGGTGAGCAGCTCAGGATGCCGTTCGGCCATCAGCGCGGTGACGATGCCGCCCTCCGAGGCGCCGCTCATGTAGGTGTGGGTCGGCGCCTGGCCGGCCACTCCCGGAAAAGCCGCAATCAGCTCGACCACGTCATCCACGCCGCTGACAATGGCCAGGCCATTGGTGCGATAGCTGGTGGTGGCAAAGGCGTAACCCAGGCTCTGCACCAGGTCGGGCAGGTAAGTCTCGCCCAGGTACAGATTGTAGAAGGCCAGCGGTTCATTGAACGCCACGTAGCCATGCGCCCAGATCAACAGGTCGCCGTTCCAGCCCGTGGTGGGCACGCAGATCAACGATAGGGCGCCGCCGGGCAGCACGCCTTCCTGGCAGCCGTGCGGCAGGGTCGGGGCGACCCGCACATCGGCAAAGTCAGGCTGGGACAGGGCGCTGGCGGGGTGCGTGGCTGCCGCGGGCAGCACGCCTGCGGTCACCAGCACAAGGGCGAGGGTGACGATTAAGCTGAATCTACGCATGCAAGAACCTCCTGAACGGGTTGAATGACGGGGGTGTCTTTTTTGCCGACGACGTCGTCACGCCGGAGGCGTGACCTACGGGGTGGGGACCTCTTTTCAGCGGGACACCGATGGCAGATAGACGCGCCCACTGCCGCCGTAGTTGATCGGCAGGTCGGCGCCCTGCACGATGTTGAACGGGGTGTAGCCGGTATAGCCGGGAAAGACCTGCCCCAGGTTCGGGTTGGCCAGGCGGCGCACCAGGATTTCGCTCAACACCCGGCGGTAATCGGTCGTGATCGCCAGGTCGGTGCCCTGGTCGAGCGCGCCTGGCTCCAGGCCTGGCCAGGGGTTGGCGTAGACTGTGCCGCCGTTGACGTGTCCGCCCAACACCAGCATGACGTTGCCATGGCCATGATCGGTGCCATGATCGGCGTTTTCACGCAGGCGGCGGCCAAATTCGCTCATGACCACCACGGTCAGCCGATTGGTGAAATTGGTGAGATCAGTATACAACGCATACAGCCCACGCGCCAATGAGTCTACCATGGTCGCGAAGTAACCTTGCCCCTCATCGCCCTGGCTCTCGTGCGTATCCCAACCGCCCAGGTCAGCCGTAGCTACCTGCAGACCCAGGCCCAGTTTGACCATCTGGGCGACGGTCATCAGCGCATCGCCAAAGTCGTTCTGCGGATAGACGGCGCCGAATTCCGGTTCATAGTCGCCGGGATTTGCCGATTCCACTACATCCAGCGCGTTCAGGGTTTGCATACCGGCCTCGTGCAGCCAGGTGTCGCCGTTGTAGGCGTGGCGCAGCGCGCGGCGCTGACTGTCCAGGTAGTACCAGTGGCCGGGCAGGCCAAAGCGTCGCGGATCGGGGATGGCAACGGCCAGCGGGCTGGCGAGCAGCGAGCCTGGGATCAACGACGCCACCGCAATGACCGGCAAGGGGCCGCTGCTGTTGGTGCTCAGCAGGTGGCGCGTGAGCCAGCCGCTGTTCGTGTTTCTGGCGCCCGGGGTGCCGCGCTCCATGTAGTCCATCGCGTCGAAGTGCGAACGGGTATCGCTGGTCAGCCCGGCCGCGTGAACCACGGCCAGGTGCTGCTGTTGAAAGAGCTCGGCCAGCGGCGCGGCCGTCGGGTGCAGGCCAAACTGCCCATCCAGGTCCAGGGCGGCATTCGGTCCGCTGCCGGGCGCGGCCAGGCGTATGTTGGGTCGCAGATCGTTGTAGTTGGCATCGCCATAAGGCGCCACCAGGCTCAAGCCATCTACGCCGCCGCGCAAGAAGATCGCTACCAGAATTTCGTCGCTGGACGTCGAACCTGGCCGGGCAAACGCCAACTGGGTCAGGCGACCGCCTGCCAGGGACGCCACGGCCGCGGAGCAGCCGGTGAGAAACTGTCGTCGCGAAAGTGCCATGATGTGCTCCTTGTGTGAGAAGCCAGGAGTTCAAGCCGCGAAGTCCTGGCGCGCTACGCTCAACGCCACTGGAAATCGGGGAACATGATGATCAACTCGACGAGGCGCGGCACGCGTTCGTCAATCAGCTCCTGCGAAAGGTCGTATTCGGGATTGCGACCCTGCGCCACGAACTCGATCAGCTCCTGGCGGTCGTCAGTACCCATGGCGCGACCCAGCAGGCGTGCAATCCAAAAGTCGCAGATGGCGATCGGTGTGCGGATGTTGCCCGGCATCTGGCTCAACAGGTCGGCGGAGATGTCGTCGAGCCAGCCTTCCAGGCAGTAGGTCAGGATCGTCCAGCGTCCGAGCATGACATTGGTGCCGGTCCAGGCTTCGTGCCGGTCGGGATAGCCATTGGGCGGCGGCCACTCGAAGAGCGCTTGCCCCAGTTGTGCAAAGGTCCATTGAAAGCCATCGCTCCAGGCCCACTCGGCATCCACGGCGCGCAGCGCGGACGCGACGAACTCGAAGGGCCGTTTGACCTTTTCGCCCCAGGTGTTGGCAAATTCGTTGGAAGTGAGAATGGTCTGCAGCACGCGCTTGATCTGATCCGGCGCCTGCTGGTTGGCGGTCCAAACGGCGACCGCGGCATCTATTACGGCCTGCGGCGGGTTGTCTGCGATGAAGCGCCGACAGAGCTTGGTGCAGAGGTAACGCGCGGTGGCCGGGTGGCCGGCGACGGCGTCGAGCACGGCGCGGCCATCCTCCAGCGCGGGCCGGTCGTTGCGTAGATGGAGACCGAGCACTGTCTTTTGGAAACGATCGTGCCAGGGCGTGTAGGTGAAGAACTCGCCTGTGTTACCCACCTCGGGGTCATAGTCGTCATCGCGCACCCGCCAGCCGGTGAAGGCGCGGGCGGCTTCGTACACGTCATTATCAACGTAGGCCGTGGGATTGCCAGTGCTGTAACCGGGCACCGCGGACTGGTCCAAGGGGCCGAGGTAGTTCTCGGCGCCCAGGGTGTGCAGTTCGAACAGTTCACGCGCCCAGTTTTCATTGGGGCCGTCATCCGAGCTGAACGCATTGTCGAGGTAGTAGAGCATGGCCGGGCTGGTCGCTACGGCTTCGAGCATCTGACGGAAGTTGCCCAGTGCATTGGCACGGATCACATCGCGATCATAATGCACGAAAACGGAGACCACGCCATCATGCCAGCCAAACAGGTTGAAGTGATTGTGCCAGAAGTCAGCCAGGACCTCGAAGAACTGACGTTTGCTGTAGAGCGCCCGAATCCAGGTGGCCTGAACGGTCTCCCGATACGGTAGGGAGAATGTGTCGTAGTCATCGGCCAGGGTGTGATCGGCCCACAGTTGAGTGAGCGGCTTGGCGAGGGTGACGAAGTTCTGCGCAGCCAGGCGCTGGTCGCAGTCGCCATCGGCAATGGCGGCCGGGTTCAACTGCTGCGCCAGGTACGCGCTGAAGCGCGCGGCCGGCGTGCTGCCCAGTGCATTGTAGGCGGCCCAGTCGGGGGGCCGCGCGCCGAAGCCGAGACGGTTGAGCACGATGACATTGAGCGGCGCCAGCTCTGGCGCGGTGTCGGTGCGCAGCGGCAGATCGGGGCGCTCGGCCATGCGCTGCACGCGGGGGAAGGGAGGTGTCTTCCCAACCCAGGGCGCAGGCGCTACGCCGGCCAGCAGGCTGCCGGCGACGACGAGGGAACCATCCTGCAAGAATTGGCGGCGTGTCACGTTCACGGCATTTCCTCCTACGGTGTCATTGTCCAGCGATCAGCCATAATTTGCAGATCCGCGACGGTCATCTGGCCGTCGTTGTTCAGGTCATAGGTTGCACAGGCGCCGCTGACATCGCCATTGGCAAAGCAGTTGACCGCGTTCTGCATCTGCTCCACGTGGGTTGGCCCAAAGTTGATCGGCAGATCCGGGCCTTGCACGACACCGAGGGGGGTGTAGTTCAGGTAGCCGGGGAAAATCTCGCCCAGGTTGGGATTGCCCATGCGGCGCACCAGTATCTCGCTCAGAATGCGGCGATAATCGGTGGTGATGGCAAGATCGGTGCCGTTGTCCAGGTTGGCCGGATCCAGACCGGGCCAGGGCGCGGCGTAGACCTGTCCGCCGTTGACATGACCGCCGAGCAGAAGCATGACGTTGCCATGCCCATGATCGGTGCCCCGGTTGCCATTTTCACGCAGGCGCCGGCCAAATTCGCTCATCACTGCGATGGTCACCCGCTGCGTGTAGTTGGTCAGATCGGTGTACAACGCGGCCATGCCGTTGGCGAGCGTCTGTATCTGCCCGGCGAAGTAGCCGGCGCCGGCATCGCCCTGGTACTCATGCGTGTCCCAGCCGCCGTAGTCCGCGGCGGCCACGGTGAGACCCACGTCCAGTTTGATCATCTGGGCGATCGTCATCAGCGCGGTGCCAAAGCTGTTGGTGGGATAGACGGCGCCGAACTCCGGCACATAATCGCCCGGATTCGCCACTTCGACGATATCGAGCGCGTTGAGCGCCTGTTCGCCGGCCTGATGCAGCCATGAATCGCCGTTGTAGAGGTGACGCATGGCCAGGCGCTGGCCGTCCGTCCAGCGCCAGTGACCATCCAGGCCGAAATCGTCAGGGTCGGTCATCGCGACGGCCTGCGTACTGCTCAGGAACGATGCGGGCAGCAACGAGCTGGCAGCAATGGCCGGCAGCGCACCGCTGGCGCCGCCAGAGACCAGGTGCCGGGTCAACCAGCCGGAGGCCACGCTGCGCGAGCCGGGCGTGCCGCGCTCCATGTAATCCATGGCATCGAAGTGCGAGCGCGTGTCGCTGGTCAATCCACAGGCGTGAACTACCGCCAGTTTCTGCTGCTGATACAGATCGCGCAGCGGCGCGGCCAGGGCATGGCAGCCGAACTGTCCGTCCAGGTCGAGCGCCGCGTTGGCGCCGCTGCCGGGCGCGGGCAGGCGGATGTTGGGGCGCAGGTCGTTGTAGTTCTGGTCGTTGTAGGGCGCCACCAGGCTGAGCCCGTCCATGCCGCCGCGCAGGAAGATGACTACCAGAACCTCATCGGTCAGTTGGCGGTACGGGTTGGCAAACGCCATCTTGGTCAAACGTCCGCCGGCCAGGGCCGCAATGGCGGCCGAGCAGCCGGCCAGGAAATTTCGTCGTGTGAGTGCCATGTTTGCTCCTATCGCCATTGAAAGTCAGGCGTTCTCATGATGAGTTCCACGAGCCGCGGGGTGCGCTCGGTGATCTCTTCGGCGGACAGGGGCAGGTCGGGGTTGCGCCCCTGGCTGATGAAATCCACCAGGCGGGAACGGTCTTCGGCATCCAGCGGACGACCGAGGATGCGCTGAATCCAGAAGTCGGTGATGGCGTTCGAGGTAACCGTGCCGGGCGGCATCTGCCCCAAGATGTCAATCGTGGTGCTGTCCACGTTGCCGGCTACCAGGTGGTAGGCGATGTTCCAGCGGTAGACCATGACGTTGGTGCCGGTCCAGATGTCATGCACGTCCGGGTAGCCGTTGGGCGGGGTCCATTCGAACAATTTTTGCCCCATCAGCCCGTAGGTCCAGAAGAAGTCATCGTTGGGCACGAACTCGGCCGCGGTGGCGCGCAGCATGGAAGCGGTCAGCTCGAACGGTCGTTTGACCTTCTGTCCCCAGGCATCGGCAAACTCCGGGGAGAGAACGATGGTTTCGACCACCCGCTTGAGTTGATCGGGTGCCTGTTGATGGGTGGTCCAGGTTGCCACCGCGGCGTCTATGACCGCCTGGGGCGGGTCGTCGGCAATCAAGCGGCGGCACAGTTTGGTGCAGA
This portion of the Candidatus Amarolinea dominans genome encodes:
- a CDS encoding DUF1800 domain-containing protein encodes the protein MNVTRRQFLQDGSLVVAGSLLAGVAPAPWVGKTPPFPRVQRMAERPDLPLRTDTAPELAPLNVIVLNRLGFGARPPDWAAYNALGSTPAARFSAYLAQQLNPAAIADGDCDQRLAAQNFVTLAKPLTQLWADHTLADDYDTFSLPYRETVQATWIRALYSKRQFFEVLADFWHNHFNLFGWHDGVVSVFVHYDRDVIRANALGNFRQMLEAVATSPAMLYYLDNAFSSDDGPNENWARELFELHTLGAENYLGPLDQSAVPGYSTGNPTAYVDNDVYEAARAFTGWRVRDDDYDPEVGNTGEFFTYTPWHDRFQKTVLGLHLRNDRPALEDGRAVLDAVAGHPATARYLCTKLCRRFIADNPPQAVIDAAVAVWTANQQAPDQIKRVLQTILTSNEFANTWGEKVKRPFEFVASALRAVDAEWAWSDGFQWTFAQLGQALFEWPPPNGYPDRHEAWTGTNVMLGRWTILTYCLEGWLDDISADLLSQMPGNIRTPIAICDFWIARLLGRAMGTDDRQELIEFVAQGRNPEYDLSQELIDERVPRLVELIIMFPDFQWR
- a CDS encoding DUF1501 domain-containing protein, which encodes MALTRRNFLAGCSAAIAALAGGRLTKMAFANPYRQLTDEVLVVIFLRGGMDGLSLVAPYNDQNYNDLRPNIRLPAPGSGANAALDLDGQFGCHALAAPLRDLYQQQKLAVVHACGLTSDTRSHFDAMDYMERGTPGSRSVASGWLTRHLVSGGASGALPAIAASSLLPASFLSSTQAVAMTDPDDFGLDGHWRWTDGQRLAMRHLYNGDSWLHQAGEQALNALDIVEVANPGDYVPEFGAVYPTNSFGTALMTIAQMIKLDVGLTVAAADYGGWDTHEYQGDAGAGYFAGQIQTLANGMAALYTDLTNYTQRVTIAVMSEFGRRLRENGNRGTDHGHGNVMLLLGGHVNGGQVYAAPWPGLDPANLDNGTDLAITTDYRRILSEILVRRMGNPNLGEIFPGYLNYTPLGVVQGPDLPINFGPTHVEQMQNAVNCFANGDVSGACATYDLNNDGQMTVADLQIMADRWTMTP